In Arachis hypogaea cultivar Tifrunner chromosome 2, arahy.Tifrunner.gnm2.J5K5, whole genome shotgun sequence, a genomic segment contains:
- the LOC112750540 gene encoding replication protein A 70 kDa DNA-binding subunit B-like isoform X2, translating to MSPSFDAISKIVPPREAWRLKVRVIRAWIVPSFGNPDSPNSMELILVDENSNKIQATIRKQLINRFKDNIIEGNCYKMCYFSVVPNHGSYRATKHEFKLTFLFRTIVTTLPDDIIPRVCFTLYPFEEILQMSQDHDYLVDVIGLLTLVGEEKSYDKDGKTIKMVVVELSSQKMVLRCALFGEYVDQLNHFLSSGYVEQPVVILQLAKVKLFRGQPGLQNVMKATKIYLNPDLAAVVDFRKSVVEQEINGTQPLFIANEGKTISLEDDFMRLTKKSTIDELQEYKEDGTFVILGTIIDVVEEGCWWYSTYVCGKTVHPESGVYFCDMCMHHVTNVIPRYRLKVVVSDETGQGIFVLFDRETTYLVKKTCADLFNEVHKDSKVLCGDDYPIIFRNLEGKKVLLKVDTKSLGVDRYFGTFRVKRICDDAAIISMFELAQTEITPLKDAPVPVFGPELGETSNTKCLENTVMSSFLQKEANVAGLDDIHLDMEGVKEVDIQDHSVDSDENVVLSDDIGSLIRSDVDETQDSLSHLLDDSRKVNVPNVVPKDAVFLKVKRNLEADFDKELEDS from the exons ATGAGTCCATCTTTTGATGCTATTAGCAAGATAGTTCCTCCAAGAGAGGCTTGGAGGCTTAAAGTGAGGGTAATTAGGGCTTGGATTGTTCCAAGCTTTGGAAATCCAGATTCTCCAAATTCAATGGAGCTCATTTTGGTGGATGAAAAT tcaAACAAAATCCAGGCCACTATAAGGAAGCAGCTTATCAACAGGTTTAAAGATAATATTATTGAAGGGAATTGCTACAAGATGTGCTATTTCTCTGTTGTTCCAAATCATGGCTCTTATAGAGCTACAAAACATGAGTTTAAGCTTACATTCCTCTTCCGAACAATAGTAACAACTTTACCAGATGATATCATACCAAGAGTCTGTTTTACTCTATATCCTTTTGAGGAGATATTGCAAATGAGTCAAGATCATGATTATTTAGTTG ATGTTATTGGGTTGCTGACTTTAGTTGGAGAGGAAAAAAGTTATGATAAAGATGGAAAAACAATCAAGATGGTTGTTGTGGAGCTTTCTTCTCAAAA GATGGTGCTTAGGTGCGCCCTGTTTGGAGAATATGTGGATCAACTaaatcattttctttcttctggtTATGTTGAACAACCAGTAGTGATTCTTCAACTTGCCAAAGTTAAGCTTTTTCGAG gGCAACCTGGGTTACAAAATGTCATGAAAGcaacaaaaatatatcttaatcctgACTTGGCAGCTGTTGTTGATTTCAGGAAGAG CGTGGTAGAGCAAGAGATAAATGGGACCCAGCCACTGTTTATTGCTAATGAAGGAAAAACTATCTCATTGGAGGATGACTTCATGAGGTTGACTAAGAAATCTACAATAGATGAGTTGCAAGAATACAAGgag GATGGAACCTTTGTCATTTTAGGTACTATCATTGATGTTGTAGAAGAGGGGTGCTGGTGGTATTCTACCTATGTTTGTGGGAAGACAGTACATCCTGAATCTGGTGTTTACTTTTGTGATATGTGCATGCATCATGTGACAAATGTGATCCCAAG GTATAGGCTCAAGGTAGTTGTATCAGATGAAACTGGACAGGGTATATTTGTCCTATTTGATCGTGAAAcaacctacttggttaaaaaaacATGTGCTGACCTATTTAATGAGGTACATAAAGATTCAAAG GTTCTCTGTGGGGATGACTACCCTATCAtttttagaaatttggagggtaAAAAAGTCTTGCTGAAAGTGGATACTAAGTCTCTTGGTGTTGATAGATATTTTGGAACTTTTCGTGTGAAGAGGATTTGTGATGATGCTGCAATTATTTCAATGTTTGAACTTGCTCAGACTGAGATAACACCTTTGAAG GATGCACCTGTTCCTGTGTTTGGTCCTGAGTTGGGTGAAACTTCTAATACAAAATGTTTAGAGAATACTGTCATGTCATCTTTTCTTCAAAAAGAAGCAAATGTTGCTGGACTTGATGATATACACTTAGATATGGAAGGTGTTAAGGAGGTTGATATTCAAGATCATTCTGTTGATAGTGATGAAAATGTAGTGCTGTCGGATGATATTGGCTCACTTATTCGGTCTGATGTTGATGAAACTCAG GATTCGCTCTCACACCTTTTAGATGACTCAAGGAAAGTTAATGTGCCTAATGTTGTTCCCAAAGATGCAGTATTTTTAAAGGTGAAGAGGAATCTTGAGGCTGATTTTGATAAGGAACTTGAAGATAGTTAA
- the LOC112750540 gene encoding replication protein A 70 kDa DNA-binding subunit B-like isoform X1, translating into MSPSFDAISKIVPPREAWRLKVRVIRAWIVPSFGNPDSPNSMELILVDENSNKIQATIRKQLINRFKDNIIEGNCYKMCYFSVVPNHGSYRATKHEFKLTFLFRTIVTTLPDDIIPRVCFTLYPFEEILQMSQDHDYLVDVIGLLTLVGEEKSYDKDGKTIKMVVVELSSQKFVASLLSYFSIWFSFIFCFIYFLCYNLLCFICRMVLRCALFGEYVDQLNHFLSSGYVEQPVVILQLAKVKLFRGQPGLQNVMKATKIYLNPDLAAVVDFRKSVVEQEINGTQPLFIANEGKTISLEDDFMRLTKKSTIDELQEYKEDGTFVILGTIIDVVEEGCWWYSTYVCGKTVHPESGVYFCDMCMHHVTNVIPRYRLKVVVSDETGQGIFVLFDRETTYLVKKTCADLFNEVHKDSKVLCGDDYPIIFRNLEGKKVLLKVDTKSLGVDRYFGTFRVKRICDDAAIISMFELAQTEITPLKDAPVPVFGPELGETSNTKCLENTVMSSFLQKEANVAGLDDIHLDMEGVKEVDIQDHSVDSDENVVLSDDIGSLIRSDVDETQDSLSHLLDDSRKVNVPNVVPKDAVFLKVKRNLEADFDKELEDS; encoded by the exons ATGAGTCCATCTTTTGATGCTATTAGCAAGATAGTTCCTCCAAGAGAGGCTTGGAGGCTTAAAGTGAGGGTAATTAGGGCTTGGATTGTTCCAAGCTTTGGAAATCCAGATTCTCCAAATTCAATGGAGCTCATTTTGGTGGATGAAAAT tcaAACAAAATCCAGGCCACTATAAGGAAGCAGCTTATCAACAGGTTTAAAGATAATATTATTGAAGGGAATTGCTACAAGATGTGCTATTTCTCTGTTGTTCCAAATCATGGCTCTTATAGAGCTACAAAACATGAGTTTAAGCTTACATTCCTCTTCCGAACAATAGTAACAACTTTACCAGATGATATCATACCAAGAGTCTGTTTTACTCTATATCCTTTTGAGGAGATATTGCAAATGAGTCAAGATCATGATTATTTAGTTG ATGTTATTGGGTTGCTGACTTTAGTTGGAGAGGAAAAAAGTTATGATAAAGATGGAAAAACAATCAAGATGGTTGTTGTGGAGCTTTCTTCTCAAAAGTTCGTTGCTTCATTACTTTCTTATTTCAGCATAtggttttcatttattttttgttttatctattttttatgttACAATTTGTTGTGTTTTATTTGTAGGATGGTGCTTAGGTGCGCCCTGTTTGGAGAATATGTGGATCAACTaaatcattttctttcttctggtTATGTTGAACAACCAGTAGTGATTCTTCAACTTGCCAAAGTTAAGCTTTTTCGAG gGCAACCTGGGTTACAAAATGTCATGAAAGcaacaaaaatatatcttaatcctgACTTGGCAGCTGTTGTTGATTTCAGGAAGAG CGTGGTAGAGCAAGAGATAAATGGGACCCAGCCACTGTTTATTGCTAATGAAGGAAAAACTATCTCATTGGAGGATGACTTCATGAGGTTGACTAAGAAATCTACAATAGATGAGTTGCAAGAATACAAGgag GATGGAACCTTTGTCATTTTAGGTACTATCATTGATGTTGTAGAAGAGGGGTGCTGGTGGTATTCTACCTATGTTTGTGGGAAGACAGTACATCCTGAATCTGGTGTTTACTTTTGTGATATGTGCATGCATCATGTGACAAATGTGATCCCAAG GTATAGGCTCAAGGTAGTTGTATCAGATGAAACTGGACAGGGTATATTTGTCCTATTTGATCGTGAAAcaacctacttggttaaaaaaacATGTGCTGACCTATTTAATGAGGTACATAAAGATTCAAAG GTTCTCTGTGGGGATGACTACCCTATCAtttttagaaatttggagggtaAAAAAGTCTTGCTGAAAGTGGATACTAAGTCTCTTGGTGTTGATAGATATTTTGGAACTTTTCGTGTGAAGAGGATTTGTGATGATGCTGCAATTATTTCAATGTTTGAACTTGCTCAGACTGAGATAACACCTTTGAAG GATGCACCTGTTCCTGTGTTTGGTCCTGAGTTGGGTGAAACTTCTAATACAAAATGTTTAGAGAATACTGTCATGTCATCTTTTCTTCAAAAAGAAGCAAATGTTGCTGGACTTGATGATATACACTTAGATATGGAAGGTGTTAAGGAGGTTGATATTCAAGATCATTCTGTTGATAGTGATGAAAATGTAGTGCTGTCGGATGATATTGGCTCACTTATTCGGTCTGATGTTGATGAAACTCAG GATTCGCTCTCACACCTTTTAGATGACTCAAGGAAAGTTAATGTGCCTAATGTTGTTCCCAAAGATGCAGTATTTTTAAAGGTGAAGAGGAATCTTGAGGCTGATTTTGATAAGGAACTTGAAGATAGTTAA